A segment of the Agromyces sp. H17E-10 genome:
GGCGCCGCCTACATCCGCGGCTTCCAGGGCGAGACGCTCGGGGCCGACTCGGTCGCGACCATGACCAAGCACTTCCCGGGCGGCGGGCCGCAGCGAGACGGCGAGGACCCGCACTTCGCGCACGGACGCGAGCAGGTCTACCCGGGCGGCGAGTTCGAGCTGCACCTCAAGCCCTTCGAGGCGGCGTTCGAGGCCGGCACGAGCCAGATCATGCCGTACTACGGCATGCCCGTCGGCACCGAGTACGAGGAGGTCGGCTTCGGGTTCAACAAGTCGGTCATCACGGGGCTCCTGCGCGCCCGCTACGGCTTCGACGGCATCGTCTGCACCGACTGGGGGCTCATCAACGACGACGACATCATGGGCGAGCCGTTCCCGGCGCGCGCGTGGGGCGTCGAGCACCTCAGCCCGCGCGAGCGCGTCAAGAAGGTCATCGACGCCGGCTGCGACCAGTTCGGCGGCGAGGCCTGCCCCGAGCTCGTCGTCGGGCTCGTGCGCGACGGCGAGATCAGTGAAGAGCGGGTGGATGCCTCGGCCCGACGGCTCCTCCGCGAGAAGTTCGTGCTCGGACTCTTCGACCGCCGCTTCGTCGACGTCGAGGCCGCACGTCGCGTCGTCGGCTCCGCCGAGTTCGTCGAGGCCGGGCGGGCCGCGCAGCGGGCGGCGATCACCCTGCTCGTCAACACCGAGCAGGCGGATGCCTCGCCCGCGGCATCCTCGCCGACCCTGCCGATCGCGCGCGGACTGAAGCTCTACGTCGAGGGCATCGAACGCGACGTCGCTGCCGAGTACGGCGAGGTCGTCGACACGCCGGCCGAGGCCGAGGTCGCGATCCTGCGCCTCGCCGCCCCGTTCGAGGAGCGGCCGACGTTCTTCGAGAACTTCTTCCACTCGGGCTCGCTCGACTTCCCGGCCGGGGTGCTCGATCACCTGCGCGAGGTCGCGGCCGCGGTGCCGACCGTCGTCGACGTGTTCCTCGACCGGCCGGCGATCCTGACCCCGATCGTCGACGAGGTCGCGGCCCTCACCGCGAACTGGGGCGCCGACGCGCACGCCCTCCTCGACGTGCTGACCGGGGCCGCCGAGCCGCGCGGCAGCCTGCCGTTCGACCTGCCGCGCAGCATGGCCGCGGTCGAGGCGAGCCGTCCCGACGTGCCGTTCGACACGGCCGACCCGCTGTTCCGGCACGGGCACGGCCTGCGCTACTCGGCGGCGAATCGTCGCTAGCATCGCAGCATGGGAGCCGTGAAACGCCCGGGTGGCGTGACGTTCATCGCCGTGCTGGTCTGGATCTCGGGGCTGCTCGACATCATCGGCGGCACCATCCTGCTCTTCCAGACGAGCGTCGCCGCGACCGTCGAGTCGTTCGGCGGTGCGAGCCAGCTCATCGCATCGGCGATCGTGTCGATCCTCATCGGCGTCGTCGTCATGATCGTCGCGGCGGGCCTGCTGCGCGGCAGCTCGGCGGCGCGCCTCGTCGTGACGATCATCGAGGTGATCTCGATCGCCTCGTCGATCTTCCTCGCGATCGCCTATCCGGCCGGTGCGATCGGCGAGTACCTCAGCGCCGTGATCTCGGTCATCGTGATCGCGATGCTCTGGACCCGGCGAGCGAGCGCGTTCTTCCGCGACTGAGTGCGATTGTGGATGCCACTGCGTCGGCGTGGCCCCGCTTTGTAGAGGGCGTACAGTGCCCGTCGGAGGCGTCCGGCGCTCGTTTGTAGGGCGCGAACGCACCGTTTCGGGGTACGGGAGCGCCGTCCTACCGTGGAGAGAGGTTCAGCGACGCCGGGGGTCCAGCGCCGCCATGTCACGCACACCGACTCCACACGAAGGACGAGACCGACGATGGTTGACACCGCACCACGCACCTCGAAGGCGCGCGCCGAGCAGGCCGCGCCCGCACGCAACGCCGCCGCCACGAGCGGCGCGGCGCCCGCGAACGGCGCCCGCCCCGCGGCATCCGGCCAGCCGAGCATCGATGTCGAGCAGCTGGGCCGGCAGTTGCTCGGCACCTGGGCCGACATCCGCATCGCCTCGCGCGAGCGCGCCGCCCGGCCCGACCTGCAGCGCATCGAGGGCCAGCCGATGGCGGAGCACCGGGAGCGCGTGCTGGGCCAGCTGAAGCTCCTCGTCGAGGAGGGGGCCGTGCACCGCGCGTTCCCGAAGTCGCTCGGCGGCCAGGAGGACCACGGCGGCAACATCGCCGCGTTCGAAGAGCTCGTCATGGCCGACCCGAGCCTGCAGATCAAGTCGGGTGTGCAGTGGGGCCTCTTCGGCGCCGCCGTGCTGCACCTCGGCACGAAGCCGCACCACGACAAGTGGCTGCCCGCGATCATGTCGCTGGAGGTGCCCGGCGCCTTCGCCATGACCGAGATCGGGCACGGCTCCGACGTCGCCTCGATCGCGACGACGGCGACCTACGACGAGGAGACCGAGGAGTTCGTCATCCACACGCCGTTCCGTGCGGCGTGGAAGGAGTTCCTCGGCAACGCGGGCCTGCACGGCAAGCACGCGACCGTGTTCGCGCAGCTCATCACCAAGGGCGTCAACCACGGCGTGCACTGCTTCTACGTGCCGATCCGCGACGACGAGGGCGAGTTCCTGCCGGGCGTCGGCGGCGAGGACGACGGCCTCAAGGGCGGCCTCAACGGCATCGACAACGGGCGCCTGCACTTCACGAACGTGCGCATCCCGCGCGAGAACCTGCTCAACCGCTACGGCGACGTCGCCCCCGACGGCACCTATTCGTCGCCGATCGAGAGCCCCGGCCGCCGCTTCTTCACGATGCTCGGCACGCTCGTGCAGGGCCGTGTCTCGCTCGACGGCGCCTCGACCGTCGCGAGCGCGATGGGCCTCGCGATCGCGATCACCTACGGCAACCAGCGCCGCCAGTTCACCGCGTCGAGCGACACCGACGAAGAGGTGCTGCTCGACTACCAGCGTCACCAGCGCCGCCTGCTGCCGCGTCTCGCGACGACCTACGCCCAGTACTTCGCGCACGACGAGTTCCTCGTGAAGTTCGACGCCGTGTTCAGCGGCAAGGCCGACACCGACGACGACCGCCAGGACCTCGAGACCATCGCCGCCGCGTTGAAGCCCCTCTCGACGTGGCACGCGCTCGACACCCTGCAGGAGGCGCGCGAGGCCTGCGGCGGCGCCGGCTTCATCGCCGAGAACCGCATCGTGGGCCTGCGCCAGGACCTCGACATCTACGTGACGTTCGAGGGCGACAACAACGTGCTGCTGCAGCTCGTCGCCAAGCGCCTGCTCACCGACTTCTCGAAGCAGTTCAAGAACGCCGACGCCGGGGCCATGGCGCGCTACGTCGTCGCGCAGACCGCCGAGCGCGCGTACCACGGCACGGGCCTGCGCCGCCTCGGCCAGACGATCGCCGACTTCGGCTCGACCGCCCGCTCGGTGAGCGAGCTGCGCGACGAGGAGACGCAGCGGGAGCTGCTCACCGACCGCGTCGAGACGATGATCGCCGAGATCGCCGGGCGCCTGCGCGACGCGCGCAAGCTGCCCAAGGCCGACGCGGCCGCGGCGTTCAACCGCAACCAGAACGAGCTCATCGAGGCGGCCCGCGCCCACGGCGAGCTGCTGCAGTGGGAGGCCTTCACCCGGGGTCTCGCGCAGACGACCGACCCGGGCACGAAGCAGGTGCTCACGTGGGTGCGCGACCTGTTCGGCCTCGGCCTGCTCGAGAAGCACCTCGCGTGGTACCTCATCAACGGCCGCCTGTCGCCGCAGCGCGCCCAGGCCGTGACCGCCTACATCGACCGGCTCATCGAGCGCCTGCGCCCGCACGCGCAGGACCTGGTCGACGCGTTCGGCTTCAAGCCCGAGCACCTGCGCGCGACGATCGCGACCGGCATCGAGCAGGAGCGCCAGGACGAGGCGCGCGCCTACTTCGACGCGCAGCGCAAGGCCGGCACCCTGCCGGTGCCCGAGAAGTCGAAGGCCAAGAAGAAGAAGTAGCGCCGCAGGCGTCGAGCGGCGAGGGCCGGGGCATCCATGATCGGGATGCTCCGGCCCTCGCCCGTTCGCGCCGGGCGGCGTCGGCCCGGCAGACTGTGGGCATGGCTCGCTTCCTCCGCATCCTCGCCGCCGTCGTCGCGGTGCTCGCGCTCGTCGTGGTCGTCTTCCTCGTCTACGCGCACACGGTGATGCAGGGCGAGCGCCCGGCCGCGCTCGAGGCGTGGCGCGACGACGCGGTCGAGATCACGAGCACCGACGTGGGCATCGTGATCGAGCCCGTCGAGGGCGCGACGGGGGAGGGGCTCGTGTTCATCCCGGGCGCGAAGGTCGACCCGTACGCGTACCTGTACAAGCTGTCGGGCGTGGCCGAGGCGTCGGGGCTGACGGTCGTGATCACGAAGCCCACGCTCAACCTCGCGTTCTTCGATCAGCGGCCGCTGTCGACGTTCACCGCCCTCGCACCCGAGGTCGACGAGTGGTACGTCGGCGGGCACTCGCTCGGCGGGGTGCGTGCGTGCCAACTCGCGGGCGGCGGGTCGGATGCCGCGGGCGAGCCGTCGGTCGTCGGGCTCGTGCTCTTCGGCTCGTACTGTGCGAACGACCTCAGCGAGTCCGGACTCGACGTGCTGAGCATCTCGGGGGCGAACGACGGACTGTCGACGCCCGAGAAGATCGCGGCGGCCGCTCCGTTGCTGCCCGCCGACACCGAGTTCGTCGAGCTCGCGGGCGTGAACCACGCCGACTTCGGCGACTACGGCGCACAGCCCGGCGACGGGGTGTCGACGCGTGACGACGCCGAGGTGCGCGCCGAGCTCGGCACGGTCGTCGCCGAGTTCGTCGGCTGAGGCCGGCACGCGTCAGTCTGAACACCGTGAGGCGTACGCAGAATGTAGGCTAGCGCGCATGCCCGCTGATTCCACGGGGCTCGGCGAGCCCGACCTCACCCTGCGACTGCTCTGGCGCGAGCGGCTGGGACGGCCCGTCGGCACCCGCGGCCCGAAGCAGCGTTCGAGCGTCGACGAGGTCGTCGAGGCCGCTGTGCTGCTCGCCGACGATGAGGGGCTCGAGGCGCTCTCGATGCGCCGCATCGCCGACCGGCTCGGCATGAAGCCGATGTCGGTCTACACGTATGTGCCCGGCCGCGCCGAGCTCATCGAGCTCATGGTCGACCACGTCGCGGGCGAGGTGCCGCTGCCGGTCGCGACCGGGTCGCTGCGCGACCGGTTGGCGCTCATTGCCCGCCTGCAGTGGAACGAGTACCTGCGCCACCCGTGGTTGCTCGCGATCGACACGAGCCGTCCGCCGCTCGGCCCGCACATCTCGGACCACTGGGAGTGGTGCCTGCGCGCGATCGACGGCTTCGGGTTCGACGACGTCGACCTCGACCGGGTGCTCACGATGCTGCTCGGCTTCGTCGCCGGCCCCGCCCGTGCGCACCTCGACGCCGAGCGCCTGCAGCGGGCCTCGGCCGAGTCCGACGACGACTGGTGGGAGCGCAACGCGCCGCTGCTCGACCGCATCATGGATCCCGAGCGCTACCCCGTCTCGGGTCGCGTCGGGCAGGCCGCGGGCGCGATCGACGTCGCGCCGCCGACTGAGGCGTTCGAGTTCGCCCTCGCCCGCCTCATCGACGGCATCGAGGCGTACCTCGCGACCACCACCGCTGGTTGAGGAGCGCCGACGCGCAGCGGCGACGCGTCTCGAAACCCGCTCGAGAACTCAGCTGTCGGCCGGAGGCTTCATGATGAGGCCGGCGACCGCACCCACGACGAGGCCGGCCGGCAGCCAGAGCCAGAACGTCGTCCACAGGCTCACGACCACGCCGATGATGAGCCCCACGATGAGGCCCACGATGAGCTGCTTGCGGCGGGCGGCGGGTGACGGGCTGGGGGATTCGGCCATGCTCCAAGCCTAGGCGCCGCACGCTCGCGTCAGATGAGCCCGAGCGAACGCACCGCCTCGCGCTCGTCGGCGAGCTCGGCCACGGATGCCTCGATGCGATGCCGCGCGAACGCGTCGAGCTCGAGTCCCGGCACGATGCGCCAGGCGCCGTCGACCGACTCGACCGGGAACGACGAGATGAGCCCCTCGGGCACACCGTACGACCCGTCGGAGACGACGGCGGCGCTCGTCCACCCGTTCGGCGTGCCGCCGACCCAGTCGCGCACGTGGTCGATCGTCGCGGCCGCCGCCGACGCGACCGACGACGAGCCGCGCACCTCGATGATCTCGGCGCCGCGCTTGGCGACCCGCGGAATGAACTCGTCGACGAGCCACTCGCGGTAGCCGTCGGTGCCGAACCGGGCGGTGAGGAGGGCCGGCACGGAGTCGCCGGCGGCGGTCGCGTGCGCGAGGTCGGGGAACTGCGAGGCCGAGTGGTTGCCCCAGATCGTGACGCCGCGCAGGTCGGCGACGGGGGTGTCGACCGTGACCGCGAGCTGACCCAGGGCTCGATTGTGGTCGAGTCTCGTGAGCGCGGTGAAACGTTCGGCCGGGACATCCGGAGCATTCGAGGCGGCGATGAGCGCGTTCGTGTTGGCCGGGTTGCCGACGACCACGACGCGGATGTCGTCGGCGGCGCCGGCGTTGATCGCCGCGCCCTGCGGGCCGAAGATGCCGCCGTTCGCGGCGAGCAGGTCGCCGCGCTCCATGCCTGCGGTGCGCGGGCGAGCGCCGACGAGGAGGCCGACGTTCGCCCCCGAGAAGGCGGCCTTCGCATCGTCGTAGACCTCGACGTGGCGCAGCAGCGGGAACGCCGAGTCCTGCAGTTCGAGGGCCGCACCCTCGGCGGCGCGCACGCCCTGCGGGATCTCGAGCAGGTTGAGCCGCACCGGGGTGTCGGGGCCGAGCATCGCCCCGGAGGCGATGCGGAACAGGAGCGCGTATCCGATCTGTCCGCCGGCGCCCGTGAGCGTGACGGTGACCGGCTTCGTCGAAGCCATACCGAGAGCCTAACCGTGTGTCGACCCGCGGCCGCCCTGCGCCGATCGACCGCCCGTTGTCAACCCGCTGCCCGCTGCGGCGCGGCATCGGCCCGCCGCATCCGCCGATCGCTACCGTTGCCGCATGCGAGAGATGTATCCGGAGATCGAGCCGCTGGAGACCGGCATGCTCGACGTGGGGGACGGACAGCACATCTACTGGGAGGTGTCGGGCAACCGCCACGGCAAGCCGGTGGTGTTCCTGCACGGCGGTCCCGGTGGCGGCACGTCGCCGTCGCACCGCCGCCTCTTCGACCCCGAGCGGTACCGCATCGTGCTGTTCGACCAGCGCGGCTGCGGGCTGTCGATCCCGCACGCCTCCGAGCCCGAGGCCGATCTCTCGGCCAACACGACGTGGCACCTCGTCGCCGATATGGAACGGCTGCGGGCCCACCTCGGCATCGACCGCTGGCAGGTGTTCGGCGGCTCGTGGGGCAGCGGCCTCGCGCTCGCCTACGCGCAGACCCATCCTGAACGCGTCACCGAGCTCGTGCTGCGCGGCATCTTCACGCTGCGGCGGTCGGAACTCGACTGGTTCTACGAGGGTGGCGCGTCGGCGCTCTTCCCCGACCTGTGGGAGGAGTTCGTCGCCCCGATCGACCCAGCCGACCGAGCCCACCTCATCGAGGCGTACGGGCGGCTCCTCGCCGATCCTCGCCCCGAGGTGCACGAGCCCGCGGCCATCGCGTGGTCGCGCTGGGAGTCGTCGACGATCACGCTCCTGCCGCAGGCCGAGAACATCGCCCGCTTCACGGCGCCCGAGTACGCCACGGCGTTCGCCCGCATCGAGAACCACTACTTCCGGCACGGCGGCTGGTGGGAGGAGGGGCAGCTCATCCGCGACGCGACGCGGCTGCGCGACATCCCCGCCGTCATCGTGCAGGGCCGGTACGACGTGTGCACGCCCGTGATGACCGCGTGGGACCTGCACCTCGCGTGGCCGGAGGCCGAGTTCATCATCGTCGACGACGCGGGCCACGCGTTCGACGAACCCGGCATCCTCGACGCGCTCATCACGGCGACCGACCGGTTCGCCGAGGAGGGCGCCGTGCTGTCGTCGTCGTCCGGCACGGGTGAGGGCGGTGGCGCGCTCGCCGAAGATTATCCGGCGCCCCCTGAGCCTGTCGATGGGGCAGCGGACGCGCCGGCGTCGGAGTAGCGTCGGCTCATGACGTTCGATCCGAATGCGGACATCTCGCGGGGCAAGGCCTCGAAGCGGGGGCGCAACACGGGCATCGCCGTCGGCGGCGGCCTCGGCGCGCTCGCACTCGTCGTGATCTCGCAACTGCTCGGCGTCGATCTGACGGGCCTGCTCGGCAGCGGCGGGGTCGACGCGGGCGGTGGCGGCGGCTCGTCGAGCGACGCGTCGCTCGAGCAGTGCCTCACGGGCGAAGACGCCAACGAGAACGTCGAGTGCCGCATGAAGGGGGCGTCGGCCTCGCTCGAGGAGTACTGGGAGGGCGAGGCGCAGAAGCTCAGCTTCGACTACGCCGCGCCGTACGATCTCGTCATGTTCGACACCGCGACCTCGACCGGGTGCGGCAACGCGTCGGCGGCGACCGGGCCGTTCTACTGCCCGCCCGACCAGACGATCTACCTCGACGTGAGCTTCTTCGACGAGCTGCGCGGCCGGTTCGGGTCGAGCGGCGGACCGCTGGCCGAGATGTACGTCATCGCGCACGAGTGGGGACATCACGTGCAGAACGAGCTCGGCATCCTCGAGCGCGCGCAGGACGGGCAGACCGGACCGGCCTCGAACTCGGTGCGCGTCGAACTGCAGGCCGACTGCTTCGCCGGTGCTTGGGCGGCGAACGCCTCGTCGGTGCCCGACGTGAACGGCGTGCCGTTCCTCCGCCCGATCTCCGAAGCCCAGTACCGCGACGCGTTGAGCGCGGCGGCCGCCGTCGGCGACGACCGCATCCAGCAGGCGGCACAGGGCCAGGTGAACCCGCACACCTTCACGCACGGCACGAGCGCGCAGCGCGTCGACTGGTTCCGCACCGGTTTCGAGGAGGGCGCCGGCGCGTGCGACACGTTCTCGGTGTCGGCCGGGCAGCTCTGACCGCGACGGGCGCCTCACTCGATCGGTGCCACTCGCTCGTCTCATGCCGATCGCACGACGCACCCGATTCGCGCGACTCGCGTCATGATCTCGGTGGCGGCACGTCTCTCAGGTGACGGGCACCGCACGCGTGCCCCGCAAGGGAGCGGATCTCATGCCTCGACGCCGGCGGATTCCAGTGCCGCACCGCGAGTTCTTCCGTGCGGTGACGATCGACGAGACGGTGGTGCTCGCGTGCACCTGTCCGCGAGGAGTCGACCACTGGTACGCCGAACCGCAGACGATCACTGGTCCGACCGAGGCGGTGGAGACTGCCGATGACACCGAGCCGGGTGCCGATGCCGCCGACGCACGCGCCACCCACGACGCCTGAGGCTGCCGGCGTCGGCCGTCAGCTCGACAGGCTCGAGACGATCGCCTGCCCGAGCTGCACGGGCTTCGTGAACTGCGGCCAGTGACCCGTGGGCAGGTCGATGTAGTCGACCTGCTCGACCTTCGCGAGCTCGCGCACGTACGGCACCTCGCCGGCGATCCACTCGACGAGCATCCCGCTCGGGAACTCGCACGCGATGATCGTGATCGGCACGCCGTATCGGCGTTCGTCGTGCAGCTCGATCGGGTCGGTCGCGACGCCGACCGGTTCGGGCACCGACCGGGCGCGGAACTCTGCCCGAAGCGACTCGTCGAGGTCGACGAGGTCTTCGTCGCCGAACACCTCCCACGCAGGCAACGGGATCTCGCCGTCGACGATCGGGAGCTCGTCGTTGATGGGGTCGCCGTCGGCGAGCGGGCCGGCGTCGACGTACACGACGCGGGCGATGCGGTCGGGCCGTGCGTCGGCGACGCCGTGGGCGATGGCGCCGCCGCCGGAGTGCCCGACGAGCACGACCCGCCCGGGCAGTGCGTCGACCGCGGCGACGACGGCGGCGATGTGGTCGCGCAGGCCGATGCCCGAGCGGTCGGCGTCGACCGACTCGAGGCCGGGCAGCGTCAGCGGATGCACCGTGTGCCCCGCTTCTTCGATGATCGGCACCACCTCCGACCAGGATGACGCGTCGAGCCAGAATCCGGGAATGAGGATGACGTCCATACGCGCGACGCTAGTCCGCACCCCCGACACCGGCCGCGCCCGCCCGGGCACCCGCGCCCGCCCGGGCACCCGCGCCCGCCGGGGCACCCGTGTGAAGGCGCCGGGAAGCCGACCGGTGCGATCGCCGCGACGCACGAGACCCTCCCGCTCCGCCCGCCGCGAGCACGACGATGCCGCCCGCGAGCACCGCTAGTCCGACCGCCGCGCCGAACGTCAGCTGCTCGCCGAGCAGCGCGACGCCGAGCACGCCGGCGGTGAGCGGTTCGGCGAGCGTGAGGGTCGACACCGTGGCGGGTGCGAGTCCGCTGAACCCGTACCCGAAGAGCACGTAGGCGAGCGTGATGGTCACGAGCCCCAGCCAGGCGGCCGTCGCGAGTCCGGCGGGTGTCGCGAGCCACGAGGCATCCGAACCGAGGAGCACCGGAACGCTCGCGACCGCCGCCGTGCCGAACAGGGCGCCCATGCTGCCCGTGCCCGTCCAGCCGCGGTCGAGCAGCGCCTTGCCCGCGAGCGTGTAGACGGCGTACGAGGCGCCCGCAGCGATCGAGGCGGCGAGGCCGAGCGGCCCGGCCGCCGCGCCCGCTCCGCCCGCCGTGCCGGCAGTGCTCGCCGCCAGGATCGCGACGCCGACCGTGGCGATCGTCGTCGCGAGCGCCCAGCGGTGTCCGGGGTAGCGCCGTCGCAGCATCCAGTCGAGGGCTCCCGTCAGCACGGGAGCCGAGCCGAGGGCGACGACCGTGCCGACGGCGACGCCGTTCGCCGCTGTGCCCGCGAAGAACGCGGGCTGGTAGGCGAGCACACCGCCCGCGCCGGCGAGCACGACGAGCCACGACGGCACCCGGCGGCGCGCCGCGGGCGCTGGCGCCAGGCCGGTCGGCGCGGGGCCGGTCGGCGGCACGGCGGGTGTCCCGTCCGCGCCGCGCCGCCGCCGGAGCCAGAGGGCGAGCAGGCCGAGCGCGCCGCCGCCGATGACGAGCCGGGCGGCGCCGAGCGAGAGCGCGCTCGCGTCGGGTCCGAGCGCCTGGGCGGTGCCCGTGGTGCCGAAGCACACGGCGGCGAGGAGCACGGCGAACACGAAACGCATGAGAGATTGTTACACAATCTGGATGCCGCGGCGAGTGCGCGACGGACGCTCGGCCCGCCACAGCTCGTGTGACAGACTCGACCTCGTCACGCCGAACGGGGGTTCGATGGACGACGTGCAGGGCGCAGGCGCGGGTCATCGCGGCGAGGCATCCGCGATCACCGACGTGCACAACGAGGGACTCACCGCCGACGAGGTCGCCGAGCGCGTGCGCGACGGCCGAGTCAACGTGGCCGACGACGCCTCGAGCCGCAGCATCTGGAGCATCCTGCGGGCCAACGTCTTCACCCTCTTCAACGGCATCGTCGTCACGGGGTTCCTGCTGCTGCTCGTGCTCGGCCGCTGGCAGGACGCGCTCTTCGGCCTCGCGGCGATCACGAACGCCGCGATCGGCGTCGTGCAGGAGTACCGCGCGAAGCGCTCGCTCGACCGGCTCGCGCTCCTGCACGCGCCCCGCGCGCGCGTCGTGCGCGACGGCGCCGAGCAGGTCATCGCGGTGCGCGAGGTCGTGCAGGACGACCTCGTCGTGCTGCGGGCCGGCGATCAGGTGACGGCCGACGGGCGCGTGCTCGACGGCGTGCGTCTCGAGGTCGACGAGTCGCTGCTCACGGGGGAGTCCGAGCCGATCGCCAAGGAGGTCGGCGACGACGTGTTGTCGGGCTCGATCGTCGTCGGCGGCGAGGGCCGGGTGCGCGTGACCGCGGTCGGCGACGACGCGTTCGCGGCCCGGCTCACCGCCGAGGCCAAGCGGTTCTCGCTCGTGAACTCCGAGCTGCGGGGCTCGATCGACCGGATCCTGAAGTGGATCACGTGGGCGATCTTCCCGATCATGCTCATCGTCGTCAACGCGAAC
Coding sequences within it:
- a CDS encoding EamA family transporter, translating into MRFVFAVLLAAVCFGTTGTAQALGPDASALSLGAARLVIGGGALGLLALWLRRRRGADGTPAVPPTGPAPTGLAPAPAARRRVPSWLVVLAGAGGVLAYQPAFFAGTAANGVAVGTVVALGSAPVLTGALDWMLRRRYPGHRWALATTIATVGVAILAASTAGTAGGAGAAAGPLGLAASIAAGASYAVYTLAGKALLDRGWTGTGSMGALFGTAAVASVPVLLGSDASWLATPAGLATAAWLGLVTITLAYVLFGYGFSGLAPATVSTLTLAEPLTAGVLGVALLGEQLTFGAAVGLAVLAGGIVVLAAGGAGGSRASRRSHRSASRRLHTGAPAGAGARAGAGARAGAAGVGGAD